Sequence from the Synechococcus sp. HK05 genome:
GCCGCCAGAAGTACGGCTGTGGCCCTGGCGTAGTGCGCATCCTGTTTGATCAGGGCACACCAGCGCCTCTGCGGCGATGGCTGAGTGCCCATCAGGTGAGCACCGCCTACGAGCAGGGCTGGTCCACCGTGACCAATGGCGATCTGATTCGCCTGGCCGAGCAACAGGGCTACGACCTGCTGATCACCACCGACACCAACCTGCGTTATCAGCAGAACCTGGAGGACCGCACCATCGCAATCCTGGTGCTCTCCACCACCAGCTGGCCGCGGATCAAAGCCGCAGCCGATCAGGTGGTGGATGTGGTGGCTGATCTTGCGTCTGGGGATTACTGCGAGCTCCGGATTCCCTGACCCCCCCAACGGGAGCAGCAGAAAAGGCCGGCTCCTGCCGGCCTGGCCCTCAGCGCGCCTGGTGAGCTGCCACCTCCAGCTCCTGATCGGCCTCAATCGCCCGATCAATCGCCTCCACCCGGGCGAGGAACCCAGCCATCGCTGGAAGCAACTCCTCCTCGAGCAGGGTGATCTCCTCCTCCCCATAGGGGTGATCGATCCAGGGCCTGGGGATCAACAACCCCCGGGCGGTGTGGGTAGCGAGTAGCCACTCCACGGCCCGGTAGCAGGACTCCACCAGGGCAACTGGATCCTCGGGGCCATACCCCAGAACATGCGTAGCCATGACGACCTGACGCCCTACGGCGCAGCGACGGGACGCCTTCAGGACCGCCCCGCCAGTCAAGGGGCGAGTCGATCCGCTGATGCGCGGTGAGCACCGGCACCGCCGGGGCGATCGCGCCACACCAACCAGTCAGCTCGCCTCGCGCAGCCCTTGACCAGGGGCGATCCTGGAGGTGCCCGGCGCGGCGCTTCTTGCGGTGCTCCGACAGCCGGTGGGGTGCATCTGGCGGACTGCTCACCCCCTTAGTGATCCCCCCACACCCGCCGGCCTGGATCCCCTCCCCTGACGGTCTGCACCAGCGCTCGGCTCACCACACAGCCGCGGCGGCGCGTGCCATGGAAGCGGCGTGGATCCCTCCCAGCGTGCCCACCGCGTCAGAGGCGGCAAGGATCAGGCCGGGCCGCTAACGCGGTCCTTGCCGCCTCTGCCCCAGCGGGCCTCGGTCGGGGTGTTCCACGCCTTTTCCTTCCATGGCACGCCCCACCGCTCCCTGCTGCGAGATCCGCTTCCTGGTGCTGCATACCTATCCCGATGGCATCAAGGCCTATGGCCATGAGCGGATCACCACGCCCATCGGTCGCCGCGGCAAGCCGGTCAAAAGGCTCCGCCTGATCCCTGCAGAAGATGCCTATGCGATGGCCCGTCATTTCCAGGGCACCAAAGGCACCACCGTCTCGGTGATCTGAGCCGTCTCGGGAGGCTCCGCCTCCCGCCTTCACCTTGCTCGATTTCCTTGTGAGCTGGTGCTGGATGGTTCTGAGTTGTGATTAGAAGCCCTTGTTATCCATGAGTCAGCCACCTTGGGGGGAATAGATACAATGAGTTTCTGCTGGATATTGCGGAAGTGGCGTAGTGAAACAGGACTTCGACTCATTTGGATCATGCGACATCAACGTATTCGCGGTGTGCATTGGTTCATGCACCTTGCGCCTGAACCCAACCGGCCTAGCAGGTCTCGTGGAATGATTTCGGTTTGATCAATGGCTGGAACGACTTCGTACCCATCCATCGATAGATGAGGATCAAAATCTCTATTGGGAAGTCGTCGTAGATCACCGGGCCGTTGACGCCATCAGACGAGTGCGCGCTCAAATGCCTTCTCGGTTGCTCCGGGGGCATCCGAGAAGGCCAGCCCCCACGAAAGGAAAACAACCTTTGTATCAATGAATGCCAAATTCCCTAGGGATACCCGTCGGGCGCATAGGCGTATCCCCTGAGCGGCTGTCCTGCCCAGCTATTCCAGCCTAATCATTCACGATAGGTTTAAGCACTCTCTAGCTAGTGGATTTTCCTTTAACCGATTCCTTCTCGTTACCCTCCGGCTCTGTGTCGGCGGCTAACCAGAAGGCGGATGCGGTCAACCAGCTTGGGCAGCCTGCACGGGCTCGGAATCGGAGACCCTCACGCCGCCTGATCTGCTGTCCTGCCCACCCGGAGCAAAGGCTGATTGGAAATGGTCGCAAATACTACATTCACCTCCTTACGCCTGAGGAGCTCAAGTCGCGAGGGATGGGCGACAAGCGAGCTCGGCTGGTCATGCAGGCCTATCCAGTATTGGTTTTATCGAACGAATGGCTCGAAGAGCTCTTTTGTCAGAGCTGCGGACAAAAGACCTGGTGTCATGTCACCCGCTTGGCTAGCGGAGACCTTCAAGTCAGCTGGGCTAAACGCGAACTGTGGCAGCAGGTCGCTCACGTTGATCCGCTTCAGGCCAACCCTACTGTCAGTGAGTTCACGCGGCGTCAGGCTCGTCGGTTGACTCACAAACGTCATGACGGCCGGCGCTACTGGGATCCGCGCTAGGGAGTAGTGCGCCCTGTGGCGTGGTTCTGAACCGCTCTTTAACCGAGGATGATCGCGCTGTAAACGCTCGAGTCACAGCGATGACGACTGATGTCGAAGTCATTTCCACTTCGGAGTGGCACCGGACGATGTCGCCTTTCTTGTAGTTACGAATTCATCCCAACCTACCGGGCGGTGAAGACAAGTGCTCAGCCGCGACGAGCGCTTGCTGGTGCGTAAACAAGTTTGCATTTGCGCAGGCCGCTTTTTATGCGGTAGCCGCATTCACGGAATATGCAAATACACGATCTGCATCCCAGTTGTAAAATTGCTACTAATCTGCCAGATTTGAATAGTCGGTTTCAAATTCTTCCATCCTCGTGCAGACAGAGTTTGTTTCGGACCTGGTAATTATTGATTACCTTGAGCTTCTCAATAGCACCGTGGCGACATCGGAGGCCTTGGGAATATCTCAAAGCAGTTGCTCTCGTCGATACAGAGCTTTCAGTGATCAGTGTGGATTTAATTTTGACCGAATTGGTGATCGCTACCAACCCACTAGCAATCTAGACATTCTATCCAATCTCAGGCAAGCCTCGCAGCGCATGCGAGTGCGTCAGGCTCAGATGCGCTTTTCGAGGGGATGGCAGATGGGTGAAATGAATCTTCCGGGATTGACGAGATTTGGAGTCGATCTCGATGTTCGATGGATGAATTCATGGCGGATGCTTTCATTGCTTGAGCAGCGGTTGTTGGACGTCGCTGTTATGGGAATCCTTGAGTTCCAGGGGATGATGACGCAATCGCTGACTCGACTAAGGCTCGGCAAGCACTCTATTGGTCAGTCCATGATGTGTATTCCTCTCTGTATTTATGAGCTTCAGCTGCTAGCGCATACTGAACATCCATTGCTGGATCATAATGATAATATCAATCCAGATCAGCTTGCGACTTACCCATCCCCAGCCATCAGCATCGGCTCAGCCCCGATGCTGATGCAAGCCTTGCATGCGCATGGCCTGGCTAACCAACAGTCAGGTTTGACGCAATACCATGAAAGTAAGTGGGAAGGATTCGCTGCCAATGGGATTGGCTTGAGCTATGCAGCTCCCTTTCTCCTGCCCGAGCTGATGAAGCGCTATCAGCTCTGTCCAGTGCGCTACCCGCTTGGTATCAAAGATTGCCTTGCCTTAGTCGGACACGTGGATGTCTTGTCTGACCCTAAATTTGGGGCAACATTCCGCGGTCTCTTAGCAGAGATTCAGAGGGTTTTGGGCACGACGGTATCTGGGCTGCGCTGGCTTGGGTGAAGCGCTGTTGGACGAGTTTTCTTTATGTATTCCGATATTCACGAGTCAAATACTTTCTGTCATTCCGCTTCGCATCATTTAGAATCCGCATACTCCCATTTATGAATCAGGTGCTAACGCCTTGGTCCCGCAGGCAGTTAAAGACCGGCCCTCTAATGCTGGCGTCAGTTACTTCGCTTGTTGTGCTCGGCGATCTGATGACGTCAGTTCAATATGCAGCTGCATCGGGTAATCCAACAGGATCAGGGCCATTCTTGGGCCATACACTCGCAACCCAGGATGCCTATATCATTGGACCAGGAGATCAGCTCGAAATTGTTCTGTTAGATCCTTCCGCCAAAGATCTTGGTGGACGGTTTGAAATCCTTAATGACGGTAGTGCAAGCCTCGCTCTCGTTGGGAGTGTCGTCCTAGAAGGCCTTACGATTAATCAGGCAAAATTATGGCTTCAGGACTTGTATGGGCAGTATCTTCTGCGCCCCTCCCTCAATCTGCAAGTGACACGCCCAAGACCGATACAGGTTTCCATCGCTGGTGAGGTGGAATCTCCAGGTCTCTATTCACTCACTAACAGTGAGATCTCCCAAACAGAAGGTGGCCCATCAACGACGATTAGCGGATTGCCAACAGTGGTTACAGCGATCCAGAAGGCCGGTGGTTTAACGCTCAATGCGGATTTACGCAATGTCATTCTTCAGCGTCGGTTGCCTGGGGCGACAACGCAGATACGAGAAGCTCCGTTGAATCTCGCACTGCTTCTCCAGCAAGGCGATAAAACTCAGAATCCATTCCTTTTTGATGGGGACACAATCATGATTGCACGGGCTGAGATTTCTGACCGTGAAGTGATGGAGCTGGCTGCGACAAACTTCTCGCCCCAGAGTATTCAGGTCAATATTGTAGGGGAAGTTGTTAATCCTGGTCGCATCGAAGTTCAAGCTAATACACCATTGGTTGAGGCGGTTTTGGCGGCTGGTGGTCCTAAGAACTGGCGGGCCAAACGCAGCAACGTTGAGCTCGTAAGGATCAATCGCAACGGATCGGCAACACGTGAAATGTTCTCCATTGATTATTCGCAAGGTGTTAGCTCTGCTCGCAACCCCCCTCTGCGCAATGGCGACACAGTTATTGTCAACCGAAGCAACTATGCAGTGTTGACAGACGCCGTAACGGCTATTGCGACCCCAGTCACAGGTCTTGTCAATGTGTGGGCCCTGATTCAGCTCATCAACGACTCGTCACGCAAAAACTAGTTCTAGGCATCATGATGATTCGCCGATCTGTCCACCCTTGGCTTCTTTTCTCCCTCGCGAATGCAATTCTTTGGCTTAGCCCTTTTCTGCTCAACAGAATCCAGACTATCAGTTTCAGCTCGCAGCTCAACAGGTTCACTGGGGTTGCGCGGCCGATCGATGGTGAGCTCGCGCACTTGATGCTGCTGGATCCCTTGCGTGAGCCGACCGTTAACTCGAGACCCATACCTGAGCTCAGCGCTTTGCCTGTCTCATCTGTGACTCCGCCAAGTAACAGGACCCTTTCATTGCGCCTCTCGTCTGATCGCACTCCTGACACTGAAGCATTACCTGCTCGTTCAGAGACAGGCTTGATGCAACGGTTGCAAATGGCAGATGGCCTTGGAGGTGAAATTACCTTGTCCAGCCTCCAGGAGCCATTGGTTCCTGTTGCCGTGAGAGCAGAGCGATTGATGCAGCGCCGCTCGGGAGATCCTATGGCAGCTTTGCCCAAGCATTGGCGCGATGCCATGCGCCTTGAAGTGGGGGAAGCCGAGGTGAGTGAAGTGGCCACCATTCGTTTGCCAGCACCAGGTGTGAGTGCACGCCAAGAAATCCCCCTTGTTGTTGATGACCAAGGCCGTGGTTCTTCGCTGGTGACTCCCGCAAGCCCTGAGGTCAAATCCGTGGTCGAACGCTGGGCCTCGGATCAGTCACCTGCTTCTCCAGGAACAGTCAAAGTCATGGTGGTTGCAGCAGAGCCGTTAAGGCAACCGGTCGTTCTGCCTGACCAGGCAGCTGTGCCCTCTCCTTAATACCTCATAACAATATCCCCATTTGGGGACATTGCATTCACCACTAAAATACTAGAGTAAACCAGATTANTNTTNGNNCNNCNNNNCCCCCCCCCCCCTTCTCTGGGGAGTGCGGCGATGAAGCCGGGTTACTTCGAGGCCCTTGATCTCTTTGATNTTTGGAGCCTTTNCGGTAATTTGAAGTCTGTTGNAAGTCTGCGCCGTGTTTCAGCG
This genomic interval carries:
- a CDS encoding SLBB domain-containing protein, encoding MLGDLMTSVQYAAASGNPTGSGPFLGHTLATQDAYIIGPGDQLEIVLLDPSAKDLGGRFEILNDGSASLALVGSVVLEGLTINQAKLWLQDLYGQYLLRPSLNLQVTRPRPIQVSIAGEVESPGLYSLTNSEISQTEGGPSTTISGLPTVVTAIQKAGGLTLNADLRNVILQRRLPGATTQIREAPLNLALLLQQGDKTQNPFLFDGDTIMIARAEISDREVMELAATNFSPQSIQVNIVGEVVNPGRIEVQANTPLVEAVLAAGGPKNWRAKRSNVELVRINRNGSATREMFSIDYSQGVSSARNPPLRNGDTVIVNRSNYAVLTDAVTAIATPVTGLVNVWALIQLINDSSRKN